The proteins below come from a single Streptomyces tubercidicus genomic window:
- a CDS encoding DUF742 domain-containing protein, translated as MATPPSGYPYGSGQESGPVGETHHNRFNFPSAPSPRQQRPPQQQPRPYDSQPYEPPVYDQPRAPRIQPVQPQRRASEATPTANNPLVRPYAMTGGRTRPRYQLAIEALVSTTADPSKLQGQLPEHQRICHLCREIKSVAEISALLSIPLGVARILVADLAEAGLVAIHQPGGDETAGGQPDVTLLERVLSGLRKL; from the coding sequence GTGGCAACGCCCCCGAGCGGATACCCGTACGGTTCCGGACAGGAGTCCGGACCTGTGGGCGAGACCCATCACAACCGCTTCAACTTCCCGTCTGCGCCGAGCCCCCGGCAGCAGCGGCCCCCGCAGCAGCAGCCAAGGCCGTACGACTCCCAGCCGTACGAGCCGCCGGTGTACGACCAGCCACGGGCACCGCGCATCCAGCCGGTGCAACCGCAGCGGCGTGCGTCCGAGGCCACCCCCACCGCGAACAACCCGCTGGTGCGCCCGTACGCCATGACCGGAGGCCGGACCCGGCCGCGCTACCAGCTCGCCATCGAGGCGCTGGTCAGCACGACCGCCGACCCCTCCAAGCTGCAGGGCCAGCTGCCGGAGCATCAGCGCATCTGCCACCTCTGCCGTGAGATCAAGTCAGTAGCCGAGATCTCCGCGCTTCTCTCCATCCCCCTCGGCGTCGCCCGGATCCTCGTCGCCGACCTGGCAGAGGCCGGACTCGTCGCCATCCATCAGCCCGGCGGGGACGAGACCGCCGGCGGACAGCCAGATGTGACACTGCTCGAAAGGGTGCTCAGTGGACTTCGCAAGCTCTAG
- a CDS encoding roadblock/LC7 domain-containing protein translates to MSQAAQNLNWLITNFVDNTPGVSHTVVVSADGLLLAMSEGFPRDRADQLAAVASGLTSLTSGASRIFEGGSVNQTVVEMERGFLFIMSVSDGSSLAVLAHPECDIGLVGYEMALLVDRAGTVLTPDLRAELQGSLLN, encoded by the coding sequence ATGAGCCAGGCGGCGCAGAATCTGAACTGGTTGATCACCAACTTCGTGGACAACACCCCTGGGGTGTCCCACACGGTCGTGGTCTCCGCGGACGGTCTCCTCCTCGCCATGTCCGAGGGCTTCCCTCGTGACAGAGCCGATCAATTGGCGGCGGTGGCCTCCGGCCTGACGTCGCTGACCTCCGGCGCGTCCCGCATCTTCGAGGGCGGTAGCGTCAACCAGACCGTGGTGGAGATGGAGCGTGGTTTCCTCTTCATCATGTCCGTCTCCGACGGATCGTCGCTGGCCGTGCTGGCGCACCCCGAGTGCGACATCGGCCTGGTCGGCTATGAGATGGCCCTGCTGGTCGATCGCGCGGGCACGGTACTGACGCCGGATCTGCGCGCCGAACTGCAAGGAAGTCTTCTCAACTAA
- a CDS encoding GTP-binding protein — MDFASSSGAARSTTSAKIVVAGGFGVGKTTFVGAVSEINPLRTEAVMTSASAGIDDLTHAPDKTTTTVAMDFGRITLDQDLILYLFGTPGQDRFWFMWDDLVRGAIGAVVLVDTRRLADCFPAVDYFENSGLPFVIALNGFDGHQPYTPDEVREALQIGPDAPIITTDARHRSEAKSALITLVEHALMARLR, encoded by the coding sequence GTGGACTTCGCAAGCTCTAGCGGTGCAGCCCGCTCCACCACCTCCGCGAAAATCGTGGTGGCGGGCGGCTTCGGCGTGGGCAAGACCACGTTCGTCGGGGCCGTCTCAGAGATCAACCCGCTGCGCACCGAAGCCGTGATGACCTCCGCCTCGGCGGGCATCGACGACCTCACGCACGCGCCGGACAAGACGACCACGACCGTGGCGATGGACTTCGGCCGGATCACCCTGGACCAGGACCTGATCCTGTACCTCTTCGGTACGCCGGGTCAGGACCGTTTCTGGTTCATGTGGGACGACCTGGTCCGCGGCGCGATCGGCGCCGTGGTGCTCGTGGACACCCGCCGTCTCGCCGACTGCTTCCCCGCGGTCGACTACTTCGAGAACAGCGGACTCCCGTTCGTCATCGCCCTCAACGGCTTCGACGGACATCAGCCCTACACGCCCGACGAGGTGCGTGAGGCGCTCCAGATCGGCCCGGACGCGCCGATCATCACCACCGACGCCCGGCACCGCAGCGAGGCCAAGAGCGCGCTCATCACGCTCGTGGAACACGCGCTGATGGCCCGGCTGCGCTGA
- the cimA gene encoding citramalate synthase codes for MTDAPPPATTPAPRPADAVPDDFHVFDTTLRDGAQREGINLTVADKLTIARHLEDFGVGFIEGGWPGANPRDTEFFQRAREEIDFRHAQLVAFGATRKAGVRVEDDPQVAALLASGAPVITLVAKSHVGHVELALRTTPEENLAMVRDTVAYLRDQGRRVFLDCEHFFDGYALDPVYAKRVVRTASEAGADVVVLCDTNGGMLPAQITAVVRTVLADTGARLGIHAQDDTGCAVANTLAAVDAGATHVQCTANGYGERVGNSNLFPVVAALELKYGRQVLPDGKLAETTRISHAIAEVVNLTPSTHQPYVGVSAFAHKAGLHASAIKVDPDLYQHIDPALVGNTMRMLVSDMAGRASIELKGKELGVDLGDDRELVGRVVERVKERELAGYTYEAADASFELLLREEVQGRALRYFTVESWRAIVEDRPDGTHANEATVKLWAKGERIVATAEGNGPVNALDRALRVGLERIYPQLAPMELVDYKVRILEGALGTGSITRVLVSTSDGRGEWSTVGVAENVIAASWQALDDAYAYGLLRAGVEPQD; via the coding sequence ATGACGGACGCACCCCCTCCCGCCACGACGCCCGCCCCCCGGCCCGCCGACGCGGTGCCCGACGACTTCCATGTCTTCGACACCACGCTCCGCGACGGCGCCCAGCGCGAGGGCATCAACCTCACGGTCGCCGACAAGCTGACCATCGCGCGGCACCTCGAAGACTTCGGAGTGGGCTTCATCGAGGGGGGCTGGCCCGGCGCCAATCCGCGGGACACCGAGTTCTTCCAGCGGGCCCGCGAGGAGATCGATTTCCGGCACGCCCAGCTGGTCGCGTTCGGCGCCACCCGCAAGGCCGGTGTCCGCGTCGAGGACGATCCGCAGGTCGCCGCGCTGCTGGCGTCCGGGGCCCCGGTCATCACGCTGGTCGCCAAGTCCCATGTCGGGCATGTGGAGCTGGCGCTGCGCACCACCCCGGAGGAGAACCTGGCGATGGTGCGGGACACCGTCGCCTACCTGCGCGACCAGGGCCGCCGGGTCTTCCTCGACTGTGAGCACTTCTTCGACGGCTACGCCCTGGACCCGGTCTACGCGAAGCGGGTCGTCCGCACCGCGAGCGAGGCCGGCGCCGATGTCGTGGTGCTCTGCGACACCAACGGCGGGATGCTCCCGGCGCAGATCACCGCCGTCGTCCGGACCGTCCTCGCGGACACCGGGGCCCGGCTGGGCATCCACGCCCAGGACGACACCGGCTGCGCCGTCGCCAACACCCTGGCCGCGGTGGACGCGGGCGCCACCCACGTCCAGTGCACCGCCAACGGGTACGGCGAGCGGGTCGGCAACTCCAACCTCTTCCCGGTCGTCGCCGCCCTGGAGCTCAAGTACGGCCGTCAGGTGCTGCCCGACGGCAAGCTCGCCGAGACCACCCGGATCTCGCACGCCATCGCCGAGGTCGTCAACCTCACCCCCTCCACCCACCAGCCGTACGTCGGCGTTTCCGCCTTCGCCCACAAGGCCGGACTGCACGCCTCCGCCATCAAGGTCGACCCGGATCTCTACCAGCACATCGATCCGGCGCTGGTCGGCAACACCATGCGGATGCTGGTCTCCGACATGGCCGGCCGGGCGTCCATCGAGCTCAAGGGCAAGGAGCTCGGCGTCGACCTGGGCGACGACCGCGAGCTGGTCGGCCGGGTCGTCGAGCGGGTCAAGGAGCGGGAGCTGGCGGGCTACACCTACGAGGCCGCCGATGCCTCCTTCGAGCTGCTGCTGCGCGAAGAGGTGCAGGGCAGGGCGCTGCGCTACTTCACCGTGGAGTCCTGGCGGGCGATCGTCGAGGACCGCCCGGACGGTACGCACGCCAACGAGGCGACCGTGAAGCTGTGGGCCAAGGGGGAGCGGATCGTCGCCACCGCCGAGGGCAACGGCCCGGTCAACGCGCTGGACCGGGCGCTGCGGGTGGGGCTGGAGCGGATCTATCCGCAGCTGGCCCCGATGGAGCTGGTGGACTACAAGGTCCGCATCCTGGAGGGCGCCCTGGGCACCGGCTCGATCACCCGGGTGCTGGTCTCCACGAGCGACGGCCGGGGCGAGTGGTCCACGGTCGGTGTCGCGGAGAACGTGATCGCCGCGTCCTGGCAGGCGCTGGACGACGCCTATGCGTACGGGCTGCTGCGGGCCGGGGTCGAGCCGCAGGACTGA
- a CDS encoding S28 family serine protease, whose product MFLPLLLTLLLPGLMAMGVPAPAASAPGPAAPRGAHHAAAARPAADDIGARLAAVPGMRVVKENPAPAGYRAFALTYRQPVDHRHPDRGTFAQRLNLLHRSTARPMVLHTNGYDLNYQGPGFRAEPTEILDSNQISTEQRYFGTSRPRPTDWTKLDIRQAASDHHRLIQALKPLYRARWISTGSSKGGMATVYHRRFYPHDVAGSVAYSAPNNTDDRDDTAVDRFLAQRGSPACRAALTAVQRELLGARRAEMADRLARWAARGGYTFRTIGSADRVLELTVLQLPMLFWMRAGETGCDRIPRPSADSDALYLWFNGTVGLPGYTDRHLSPVTASFYQLGTQLGFVELAAPQLAGKLRYPGIQRTRTYVPRSIPLRFQPGAMPDIDRWVRRHGSELSLVYGENDPTRAEPFRTGGGSRDAHVYLAPHTSHVVSIAKLAPRDRARATAALRHWAGVDGRTAQMDGPPA is encoded by the coding sequence GTGTTCTTACCGCTCCTCTTGACGCTCCTGCTGCCCGGACTGATGGCCATGGGCGTGCCCGCCCCGGCCGCATCGGCGCCCGGTCCGGCCGCCCCGCGCGGCGCGCACCATGCGGCCGCGGCCCGCCCGGCCGCCGACGACATCGGCGCCCGGCTCGCGGCCGTACCCGGTATGCGGGTGGTCAAGGAGAACCCGGCCCCGGCCGGTTACCGCGCCTTCGCGCTGACCTACCGCCAGCCCGTCGACCACCGGCACCCCGACCGGGGCACCTTCGCCCAGCGGCTGAACCTGCTGCACCGGTCCACCGCCCGGCCGATGGTCCTCCACACCAACGGCTATGACCTCAACTACCAGGGCCCCGGCTTCCGCGCCGAGCCGACCGAGATCCTCGACAGCAACCAGATCAGCACCGAACAGCGGTACTTCGGCACCTCCCGCCCCCGTCCCACCGACTGGACCAAGCTCGACATCCGGCAGGCCGCGAGCGACCACCACCGGCTGATCCAGGCGCTCAAGCCGCTCTACCGCGCACGGTGGATCTCCACCGGCAGCAGCAAGGGCGGTATGGCCACCGTCTACCACCGGCGCTTCTACCCGCACGACGTGGCCGGCTCGGTGGCGTACTCGGCCCCGAACAACACCGACGACCGGGACGACACCGCCGTGGACCGCTTCCTGGCGCAGCGCGGCAGCCCCGCCTGCCGGGCCGCACTCACCGCCGTGCAGCGCGAGCTGCTGGGAGCCCGGCGAGCGGAGATGGCGGACCGCCTCGCCCGCTGGGCCGCGCGCGGGGGCTACACCTTCCGCACCATCGGAAGCGCCGACCGCGTCCTGGAGCTCACCGTGCTCCAACTGCCCATGCTCTTCTGGATGCGGGCGGGCGAGACGGGCTGCGACCGCATCCCCCGGCCCTCCGCCGACAGCGACGCGCTGTACCTCTGGTTCAACGGCACGGTCGGCCTCCCCGGCTACACCGACCGCCACCTCTCGCCCGTCACCGCGTCCTTCTACCAGCTGGGCACCCAGCTCGGCTTCGTGGAACTCGCCGCCCCCCAGCTGGCCGGCAAGCTGCGCTACCCCGGCATCCAGAGGACGCGGACCTATGTGCCGCGCAGTATTCCGCTGCGCTTCCAGCCGGGCGCGATGCCCGATATCGACCGCTGGGTCCGGCGTCACGGCAGTGAACTGAGCCTGGTGTACGGCGAGAACGACCCGACGCGGGCCGAGCCGTTCCGTACAGGCGGCGGCAGCCGGGACGCGCACGTCTACCTGGCGCCGCACACCAGTCATGTGGTCAGCATCGCCAAGCTGGCGCCCCGGGACCGGGCGCGGGCCACCGCCGCGCTCCGTCACTGGGCGGGTGTGGACGGGCGGACCGCGCAGATGGACGGCCCGCCCGCATAG
- a CDS encoding YceI family protein translates to MALFHRKRTADTGAHTAPAATAVLDADPALAALSGDYTIDPAHSSIGFTVRHAMVTNVRGAFGTYEGTLHLDGAEPSRSTASLDVTIASIDTGIADRDGHLRSADFFDAETFPLMTFRSTAAERVDGDRYRITGDLTLRDVTKPLTIDLEFHGAATDVYGAERVGFEGSAEILRSDWGLTWNAALETGGVMVSDKVKLTFDISAVKAAPGA, encoded by the coding sequence ATGGCTCTGTTCCACCGCAAGCGCACCGCCGACACCGGCGCCCATACCGCCCCCGCCGCCACCGCCGTCCTCGACGCGGACCCCGCGCTCGCGGCGCTGTCCGGCGACTACACCATCGACCCGGCCCACAGCAGCATCGGCTTCACCGTCCGGCACGCCATGGTCACCAATGTCCGCGGTGCCTTCGGCACGTACGAGGGCACGCTCCACCTGGACGGTGCCGAGCCGTCCCGCTCCACCGCCTCCCTGGACGTCACGATCGCCAGCATCGACACCGGGATCGCGGACCGCGACGGCCATCTGCGCAGCGCCGACTTCTTCGACGCCGAGACCTTCCCGCTGATGACCTTCCGCAGCACCGCCGCCGAGCGGGTGGACGGTGACCGCTACCGCATCACCGGCGATCTGACCCTCCGGGACGTCACCAAGCCGCTCACCATCGACCTGGAGTTCCACGGCGCGGCCACCGATGTCTACGGCGCCGAGCGGGTCGGCTTCGAGGGCAGCGCCGAGATCCTGCGCTCCGACTGGGGTCTGACCTGGAACGCCGCGCTGGAGACCGGCGGCGTCATGGTCAGCGACAAGGTCAAGCTCACCTTCGACATCTCGGCGGTCAAGGCGGCCCCGGGGGCCTGA
- a CDS encoding polysaccharide lyase 8 family protein yields MSPVPALPVWSRRGFLAASTAGALGLAAGPAHATPGTAAPADEFTALRRRWCDLTLGTGFDPTAPPYAAALQETGALASTFQASMRPAAGSLWPDCRYDPPSGITQSYSRLHTMALACAQPGTGRTGDPGLAEALVTGLDHLETTVYNTATTRYGNWWEWQIGSPRLLLDTLAILGERLPGGGPGDALRARCLAAVDHFVPDTLLGDYTGTSTGANRVDLCRVVALRGVLGRAPDKLALARDALSPVFPYVTKGDGLYADGSFIQHTWVAYSGTYGYVLLDGLGRLFALLGGSPWQITDPARQIVFDSVERAWAPLLHNGLMMDSVNGRAISRGYLRSDERHILRSDHYHGHALIAAVALLARSASGAERDRWHAMIKGWIARDRTLPVRTDRQYTVADLARIAEIDGSSAVPAPEPVGHRLFPAMDRAVHRRPGWAAGLAMASDRIAYYENGNGENPRGWHTGAGMLSWWGADFGGDQYTDAFWPTVDPYRLPGTTVSTKRLADNEGGGWGEPRPAARWVGGTTDGEFAAIGQDLRGLASTLTARKSWFALADCVVCLGAGITARDGVPAETVVDNRCLGERGTAALTVDGVRQPGTLGEARSFGRAHWAHLAGHGGYVFPGGALLTALREARTGSWHDINSTSSPEPFTRRYLTLWHDHGTDPTDACYAYLLMPGATPRTLAARAADRRWLTVLANDADRQAVAVDPLGVTAANFWRAGHAGPLAADGPASVLVRERRRGVTAGRGGTARLCVAAPERTGAPLEITWSRPVRRVLAHDPAIEVLATGRALRLRLAPGTSCATHTCTVRLG; encoded by the coding sequence GTGTCACCAGTCCCCGCCCTGCCCGTCTGGTCACGCAGAGGATTTCTCGCCGCCTCCACCGCGGGCGCGCTCGGCCTCGCCGCCGGCCCCGCGCACGCCACCCCCGGGACGGCCGCCCCCGCCGATGAGTTCACGGCCCTCCGCCGCCGCTGGTGCGACCTCACCCTGGGCACCGGCTTCGACCCCACCGCCCCGCCCTACGCCGCCGCCCTCCAGGAGACCGGCGCCCTCGCGAGCACCTTCCAGGCGAGCATGCGCCCGGCGGCCGGCTCCCTCTGGCCCGACTGCCGCTACGACCCGCCCTCCGGCATCACCCAGAGCTACAGCCGGCTGCACACCATGGCCCTGGCCTGTGCCCAGCCCGGCACCGGCCGCACCGGCGACCCCGGCCTCGCCGAGGCCCTCGTCACCGGCCTCGACCACCTCGAAACCACCGTCTACAACACCGCCACCACCCGCTACGGCAACTGGTGGGAATGGCAGATCGGCAGCCCCCGGCTCCTGCTCGACACCCTCGCGATCCTCGGTGAACGGCTGCCCGGCGGCGGCCCCGGTGACGCGCTGCGTGCCCGCTGCCTGGCCGCCGTCGACCACTTCGTGCCGGACACCCTGCTCGGCGACTACACCGGGACCAGCACCGGCGCCAACCGCGTCGACCTGTGCCGGGTGGTCGCGCTGCGCGGCGTCCTCGGCCGTGCCCCCGACAAGCTCGCGCTGGCCCGCGACGCGCTCTCACCCGTCTTCCCGTACGTCACCAAGGGCGACGGGCTCTACGCCGACGGCTCCTTCATCCAGCACACCTGGGTCGCCTACTCCGGCACCTACGGCTATGTCCTGCTGGACGGCCTCGGCCGGCTGTTCGCCCTGCTCGGCGGCTCGCCCTGGCAGATCACCGACCCGGCCCGGCAGATCGTCTTCGACAGCGTCGAGCGGGCCTGGGCCCCACTGCTCCACAACGGCCTGATGATGGACAGCGTCAACGGCCGCGCCATCAGCCGCGGCTACCTCCGCAGCGACGAACGGCACATCCTGCGCAGCGACCACTACCACGGCCATGCGCTGATCGCCGCCGTCGCGCTGCTCGCCCGGAGCGCGAGCGGCGCCGAACGGGACCGCTGGCACGCCATGATCAAGGGCTGGATCGCCCGCGACCGTACGCTGCCGGTCCGCACCGACCGGCAGTACACCGTCGCCGACCTCGCCCGGATCGCCGAGATCGACGGGAGCTCCGCGGTCCCCGCTCCCGAACCCGTCGGCCACCGGCTGTTCCCCGCCATGGACCGTGCCGTGCACCGCCGCCCCGGCTGGGCCGCCGGCCTGGCCATGGCCTCCGACCGCATCGCGTACTACGAGAACGGCAACGGCGAGAACCCGCGCGGCTGGCACACCGGCGCCGGCATGCTCTCTTGGTGGGGCGCCGACTTCGGGGGCGACCAGTACACCGACGCCTTCTGGCCCACCGTCGACCCCTACCGGCTCCCCGGCACCACCGTGTCCACCAAGCGGCTGGCCGACAACGAGGGCGGCGGCTGGGGCGAGCCCAGGCCCGCCGCGCGCTGGGTCGGCGGGACCACCGACGGGGAGTTCGCCGCGATCGGCCAGGACCTGCGCGGTCTGGCCTCCACCCTCACCGCCAGGAAATCCTGGTTCGCGCTCGCGGACTGCGTCGTCTGCCTGGGCGCCGGGATCACCGCCCGCGACGGGGTGCCCGCCGAGACCGTCGTCGACAACCGCTGCCTGGGGGAGCGGGGCACCGCCGCGCTCACCGTCGACGGCGTACGGCAGCCCGGCACGCTCGGCGAGGCCCGCTCCTTCGGCCGCGCGCACTGGGCCCACCTCGCCGGGCACGGCGGCTATGTCTTCCCCGGCGGCGCCCTCCTCACGGCGCTGCGCGAGGCCCGCACCGGCTCCTGGCACGACATCAACAGCACCTCCTCCCCGGAGCCGTTCACCCGCCGCTATCTCACCCTCTGGCACGACCACGGCACCGACCCCACCGACGCCTGCTACGCCTACCTCCTGATGCCGGGCGCCACCCCCCGTACGCTGGCCGCCCGCGCCGCCGACCGGCGCTGGCTGACCGTGCTCGCGAACGACGCGGACCGGCAGGCGGTCGCCGTCGACCCGCTCGGCGTAACGGCCGCCAACTTCTGGCGGGCGGGCCACGCGGGGCCGCTCGCCGCCGACGGCCCGGCGAGCGTGCTGGTACGGGAGCGGCGGCGCGGGGTGACGGCGGGCCGCGGGGGCACCGCGCGGCTGTGCGTCGCGGCCCCCGAGCGCACCGGCGCTCCGCTGGAGATCACCTGGTCACGGCCGGTGCGCAGGGTGCTCGCCCATGACCCGGCGATCGAGGTGCTGGCCACCGGGCGGGCCCTGCGACTGCGTCTGGCCCCCGGTACGAGCTGCGCCACCCACACCTGCACGGTCCGGCTCGGCTGA
- a CDS encoding acyl-CoA carboxylase subunit beta encodes MTTVEDVPAGANDARGRVAELHAIREQVRRGPSERATEAQRAKGKLTARERIELLLDEGSFNEVEPLRRHRATGFGLEAKKPYTDGVITGWGTVHGRTVFTYAHDFRIFGGALGEAHATKIHKIMDMAIQAGAPLVSLNDGAGARIQEGVSALAGYGGIFQRNTKASGVIPQISVMLGPCAGGAAYSPALTDFVFMVRDTSQMFITGPDVVRAVTGEEITQNGLGGADVHAETSGVAHFAYDDEATCLEEVRYLLSLLPANNRENPPTVPCEDPADRSGDALLDLVPADGNRPYDMRKVIEEIVDDGEYLEVHERWATNIICALSRLDGRVVGIIANQPQSLAGVLDIEASEKSARFVQMCDAFNIPIVTLLDVPGFLPGVDQEHGGIIRHGAKLLYAYCNATVPRISLVLRKAYGGAYIVMDSQSIGADLTYAWPTNEIAVMGAEGAANVIFRKQIAEADDSEAMRVRMVKEYKSELMHPYYAAERGLVDDVIDPAETRHTLIRALEMLRTKHADLPARKHGNPPQ; translated from the coding sequence ATGACCACTGTCGAAGATGTGCCCGCCGGCGCCAACGACGCCCGCGGGCGCGTCGCCGAACTGCACGCCATCCGTGAGCAGGTTCGGCGAGGCCCCAGCGAGCGTGCCACCGAAGCGCAGCGTGCCAAGGGCAAGCTGACGGCCCGCGAGCGGATCGAGCTGCTGCTGGACGAGGGTTCGTTCAACGAGGTCGAGCCGCTGCGGCGGCACCGGGCGACGGGCTTCGGCCTGGAGGCCAAGAAGCCCTACACCGACGGCGTGATCACCGGCTGGGGCACCGTCCACGGCCGGACCGTCTTCACCTACGCGCACGACTTCCGGATCTTCGGCGGTGCGCTGGGCGAGGCCCACGCCACCAAGATCCACAAGATCATGGACATGGCCATCCAGGCCGGTGCGCCGCTGGTGTCGCTGAACGACGGCGCCGGCGCCCGTATCCAGGAGGGTGTCTCCGCGCTCGCCGGCTACGGCGGCATCTTCCAGCGCAACACCAAGGCCTCCGGCGTCATCCCGCAGATCTCGGTCATGCTCGGCCCCTGCGCGGGCGGCGCGGCCTACTCCCCGGCCCTGACGGACTTCGTCTTCATGGTCCGCGATACCTCGCAGATGTTCATCACCGGCCCCGACGTGGTGCGCGCGGTGACCGGCGAGGAGATCACCCAGAACGGCCTGGGCGGCGCCGATGTGCACGCCGAGACCTCGGGCGTCGCGCACTTCGCGTACGACGACGAGGCCACCTGCCTGGAGGAGGTCCGCTACCTCCTCTCGCTGCTCCCGGCGAACAACCGCGAGAACCCGCCGACGGTGCCCTGCGAGGACCCCGCCGACCGCTCCGGTGACGCGCTGCTGGACCTGGTTCCGGCCGACGGCAACCGCCCGTACGACATGCGCAAGGTCATCGAGGAGATCGTCGACGACGGCGAGTACCTCGAAGTCCACGAGCGCTGGGCCACCAACATCATCTGCGCGCTGTCCCGGCTCGACGGCCGCGTGGTGGGCATCATCGCCAACCAGCCGCAGTCGCTGGCCGGTGTGCTGGACATCGAGGCGTCCGAGAAGTCCGCCCGCTTCGTCCAGATGTGCGACGCCTTCAACATCCCGATCGTCACCCTCCTCGACGTCCCCGGCTTCCTGCCCGGCGTCGACCAGGAGCACGGCGGCATCATCCGGCACGGCGCCAAGCTGCTCTACGCCTACTGCAACGCCACCGTGCCGCGGATCTCCCTCGTCCTGCGCAAGGCGTACGGCGGCGCCTACATCGTCATGGACTCGCAGTCCATCGGTGCCGACCTCACCTACGCCTGGCCCACCAACGAGATCGCCGTGATGGGCGCCGAGGGTGCCGCCAACGTCATCTTCCGCAAGCAGATCGCCGAGGCGGACGACTCCGAGGCGATGCGGGTGCGCATGGTCAAGGAGTACAAGTCCGAGCTGATGCACCCGTATTACGCGGCCGAGCGCGGTCTGGTCGATGACGTCATCGACCCCGCCGAGACCCGCCACACGCTGATCCGCGCGCTGGAGATGCTGCGTACCAAGCATGCGGATCTGCCGGCCCGTAAGCACGGCAATCCGCCCCAGTAG
- a CDS encoding DUF4360 domain-containing protein, with amino-acid sequence MLSTLGAGAAVASLLLAGSASPTTTARFGDDPPTGKITITVATVNGSGCRPGSAAVAIAPDNTAFTVTYSEYLAQAGGGSKPTDSRKNCQIALNVHVPQGFTYAIARADYRGYASLAPGARGLETAGYYFQGQQQTARKSHSFTGPYDANWQTSDETDIDALVYAPCGEERYFNINTEMRVDAKSADPKATSYMAMDSTDGSINTLYQFAWKQCPARH; translated from the coding sequence ATGCTCAGCACGCTCGGTGCTGGTGCCGCAGTGGCATCCTTGCTCCTCGCCGGATCGGCATCCCCCACCACCACCGCCCGGTTCGGCGACGACCCGCCGACCGGCAAGATCACCATAACCGTCGCCACGGTCAACGGTTCGGGCTGCAGACCCGGCAGCGCCGCAGTGGCCATCGCCCCCGACAACACCGCCTTCACCGTCACCTACAGCGAGTACCTCGCCCAGGCGGGCGGCGGCAGCAAGCCCACCGACTCCCGCAAGAACTGCCAGATCGCGCTCAACGTGCACGTCCCGCAGGGCTTCACCTACGCCATCGCCCGCGCCGACTACCGCGGTTACGCCTCCCTGGCCCCCGGCGCCAGGGGGCTGGAGACGGCCGGCTACTACTTCCAGGGGCAGCAGCAGACGGCCCGTAAGAGCCACAGCTTCACCGGGCCCTACGACGCCAACTGGCAGACCTCGGACGAGACCGACATCGACGCGCTCGTGTACGCGCCCTGCGGCGAGGAGCGCTACTTCAACATCAACACCGAGATGAGGGTGGACGCCAAGTCGGCGGACCCCAAGGCCACCAGCTACATGGCCATGGACTCCACCGACGGCAGCATCAACACCCTGTACCAATTCGCATGGAAGCAGTGCCCCGCGCGCCACTGA
- a CDS encoding acyl-CoA carboxylase epsilon subunit, with translation MNSAHRTDSIRVEKGQASEEELAALTAVLLACAAHRPADVPARPHATAARWRRLERQSGFHGATSWQR, from the coding sequence GTGAATTCTGCCCACCGCACCGACTCCATCCGCGTGGAGAAGGGCCAGGCCAGCGAAGAAGAGCTCGCCGCCCTGACCGCGGTTCTGCTGGCCTGTGCCGCGCACCGGCCGGCCGACGTGCCGGCCCGGCCGCACGCCACGGCCGCGCGGTGGCGTCGCCTGGAGCGTCAGAGCGGCTTCCACGGCGCGACCAGCTGGCAGCGCTGA